A genomic region of Oncorhynchus mykiss isolate Arlee chromosome 2, USDA_OmykA_1.1, whole genome shotgun sequence contains the following coding sequences:
- the LOC110507293 gene encoding focal adhesion kinase 1-like isoform X9, whose translation MEMRRQVSVSWDSGGSDEAPPKPSRPGYPSPRSSEGFYPSPQHLGQPTHYQMAGYPGPSGMYPPQASHDPHDTWNHHRQQDLPMWSPNMEDRGSLDMQVMGQVLPPLLMEEQLMMQQQQMEEDQRWLEHEERFLKPDSRNSRGSIDRDDGILHGPTGNQHIYQPIGKPEHASPPKKPPRPGAPSHLGSLASLNPVDSYNEGVKPWRLQPQEISPPPTANLDRSNDKVYENVTGLVKAVIEMSSKIQPAPPEEYVPMVKDVGLALRTLLATVDETITLLPASTHREVEMAQKLLNSDLAELINKMKLAQQYVMTSLQQDYKKQMLTAAHALAVDAKNLLDVIDQSRLRMLGQARPPPH comes from the exons ATGGAGATGAGACGTCAGGTCTCCGTGTCCTGGGACTCAGGGGGGTCCGACGAGGCGCCGCCTAAA cccagcAGACCAGGGTACCCCAGCCCACGCTCCAGTGAGGGGTTCTACCCCAGCCCACAGCACCTGGGGCAGCCCACCCACTACCAG ATGGCAGGATACCCAGGCCCCAGTGGGATGTACCCTCCCCAGGCATCCCACGATCCCCATGACACCTGGAACCACCACCGGCAGCAGGACCTCCCCATGTGGTCTCCCAACATGGAG gacAGGGGGTCTCTGGACATGCAGGTGATGGGTCAGGTTCTGCCCCCCCTCCTGATGGAGGAACAGCTGATGATGCAACAGCAGCAGATGGAGGAGGACCAGCGGTGGCTGGAGCATGAGGAACGCTTCCTG AAGCCGGATTCAAGGAATTCCAGAGGCAGCATTGACCGGGACGACGGCATCCTCCATGGCCCA aCAGGAAACCAGCACATATACCAACCCATAGGCAAACCAG AACATGCATCTCCACCAAAGAAACCCCCCCGTCCTGGAGCCCCCAGTCACCTGGGTAGTCTGGCCAGCCTGAACCCCGTGGACAGCTACAATGAGGGAGTGAAG CCCTGGCGG CTCCAGCCTCAGGAGATCAGCCCACCCCCCACTGCCAACCTGGACCGCTCTAATGACAAGGTCTATGAGAATGTCACAGGACTGGTGAAGGCTGTCATCGAGATGTCCAGTAAAATTCAGCCTGCGCCTCCCGAGGAATACGTGCCAATGGTCAAG GATGTGGGTCTGGCACTGAGAACACTCCTGGCCACAGTGGATGAAACAATCACGTTACTTCCAGCTAGCACACACAGAGAG GTGGAGATGGCCCAGAAGCTGTTGAACTCTGACCTGGCGGAGCTGATCAACAAGATGAAGCTGGCCCAGCAGTACGTCATGACCAGCTTGCAGCAGGACTACAAGAAACAGATGCTGACGGCCGCCCACGCCCTGGCCGTAGACGCCAAGAACCTTCTAGACGTCATCGACCAGAGCCGGCTCAGGATGTTGGGCCAGGCCCGGCCGCCACCTCACTAG